In the genome of Limanda limanda chromosome 15, fLimLim1.1, whole genome shotgun sequence, one region contains:
- the edaradd gene encoding ectodysplasin-A receptor-associated adapter protein isoform X1 — MGDVTASNMSSLRTCKETFDRSSSGPVEDTDTTSFVAEFSLEANYPVQVTDPHADAVTLHLSSMPSGYLSPSPDRIRQPVEDVEECSCSTSTSPDYPKELQLLDSHCEKCCCPAPPPKISDLMNDKDLLDLLRLKLDPNHCTVKNWKNFASRWGMSYDELTLLEYRTQGSLSHSPTQEFLLRYNQKTVTELTELCRIYQRNDVLRLLQSWIEKDWPSRWQQTH, encoded by the exons ATGGGAGACGTCACAGCCTCCAACATGAGCAGTCTGCGGACGTGTAAGGAAACATTTG ACAGAAGCAGCTCTGGACCTGTGGAGGACACGGACACCACCAGCTTTGTGGCGGAATTT TCATTGGAGGCCAATTATCCAGTTCAAGTGACAGATCCTCATG CAGATGCTGTGACACTTCACCTGAGCTCAATGCCCTCTGGATACCTGAGTCCCTCCCCAGACAGAATAAGACAG CCAGTTGAAGATGTTGAAGAATGCTCTTGCTCAACATCTACTTCACCAG ACTACCCCAAAGAACTGCAGTTGCTAGACAGCCACTGTGAAAAGTGCTGCTGCCCAGCACCTCCTCCCAAGATCAGTGACCTCATGAATGACAAAGACCTCCTGGACTTGCTGCGGCTCAAACTGGATCCAAACCACTGCACCGtcaaaaactggaaaaactttGCCAGTCGCTGGGGAATGAGCTACGATGAACTGACCCTCCTGGAGTACCGGACCCAGGGCTCCTTGTCCCACAGCCCCACCCAGGAGTTCCTGCTGCGCTACAACCAGAAAACAGTCACTGAGCTCACTGAACTTTGCCGCATCTACCAGCGCAATGATGTACTGCGACTGCTGCAGAGCTGGATAGAGAAGGACTGGCCGTCAAGGTGGCAACAGACGCATTAA
- the edaradd gene encoding ectodysplasin-A receptor-associated adapter protein isoform X2 yields the protein MGDVTASNMSSLRTCKETFDRSSSGPVEDTDTTSFVAEFSLEANYPVQVTDPHDAVTLHLSSMPSGYLSPSPDRIRQPVEDVEECSCSTSTSPDYPKELQLLDSHCEKCCCPAPPPKISDLMNDKDLLDLLRLKLDPNHCTVKNWKNFASRWGMSYDELTLLEYRTQGSLSHSPTQEFLLRYNQKTVTELTELCRIYQRNDVLRLLQSWIEKDWPSRWQQTH from the exons ATGGGAGACGTCACAGCCTCCAACATGAGCAGTCTGCGGACGTGTAAGGAAACATTTG ACAGAAGCAGCTCTGGACCTGTGGAGGACACGGACACCACCAGCTTTGTGGCGGAATTT TCATTGGAGGCCAATTATCCAGTTCAAGTGACAGATCCTCATG ATGCTGTGACACTTCACCTGAGCTCAATGCCCTCTGGATACCTGAGTCCCTCCCCAGACAGAATAAGACAG CCAGTTGAAGATGTTGAAGAATGCTCTTGCTCAACATCTACTTCACCAG ACTACCCCAAAGAACTGCAGTTGCTAGACAGCCACTGTGAAAAGTGCTGCTGCCCAGCACCTCCTCCCAAGATCAGTGACCTCATGAATGACAAAGACCTCCTGGACTTGCTGCGGCTCAAACTGGATCCAAACCACTGCACCGtcaaaaactggaaaaactttGCCAGTCGCTGGGGAATGAGCTACGATGAACTGACCCTCCTGGAGTACCGGACCCAGGGCTCCTTGTCCCACAGCCCCACCCAGGAGTTCCTGCTGCGCTACAACCAGAAAACAGTCACTGAGCTCACTGAACTTTGCCGCATCTACCAGCGCAATGATGTACTGCGACTGCTGCAGAGCTGGATAGAGAAGGACTGGCCGTCAAGGTGGCAACAGACGCATTAA